TTCCTGGACCTCGAGGACGCCGTCGCTCCGCCCGCCAAGGCCGCGGCGCGCGCCAACATCATCGCCGCGCTGAACTCACCGGGCTGGGGTGATCAGATCAAGGTGGTGCGGGTCAACGACTGGACCACCCAGTGGACCTACTCCGACGTGATCTCGGTGGTCGAAGGAGCGGGCCGCGATCTGGACGCGATCCTGTTGCCGAAGGTGCTCGACGCCGGGCAGGTACGCGCCCTCGATCTGCTGCTGACCCAATTGGAGAAGGCCAACGGTCTCGAAGTGGGGCGCATCGGCATCGAACCGCAGCTGGAGAACGCGCTGGGCCTGCGCAACATCGATGAGATCGCCACCGCGAGCCCGCGGGTGCGGACCCTGGTCTTCGGCCCGGCCGATTTCATGGCCAGTATCAATATGCGCACCCTGGTGGTCGGCGAACAGCCCGAGGGTTACGAGCCCGGCGACGCCTATCACCACATCCTGATGACCATTCTGCTGACCGCCCGCGCTCACGGACTGCAGGCGATCGACGGTCCGTACCTGCAGATTCGCGATCTGGACGGTTTCCGCCGGGCGGCATCGCGCACGGCCGCACTGGGTTTCGACGGCAAGTGGGTCCTGCATCCCACCCAGATCGAGGCCGCGAACGAGATCTTCAGCCCGCGCCAGGCCGATTACGACCGCGCCGAGGAGATTCTCGACGCCTACGCGTACCACACCTCGGCCGAGGGCGGCGCCCGCGGCGCGGTCATGCTGGGCGACGAGATGATCGATGAGGCCAGCGCGAAGATGGCCCAGGTGGTGGCGGAGAAGGGCCGCGCCGCCGGCATGGCCCGCACCACCACGTTCCGACCCGGCCGATAACCGGGACCTGCCGGCGCCCGGCCGTCACTGCCGCAACCGCGTGGCGCCCTCGCCGGTGATCCGGTCGAGGGCGGCGGACCGCCCGCTGATCAGCAGCAGTAGCGCGGCCGAGGGGCCTTCGACCGCGAGACCGGTACCCGCCGACCATGGGGAATCGGTTGCGGTCAATCGGTATCCGGCGAACCGCCTGCGGGCATGGAAGGGCGCGCCCGTCTCCCAGATCCGCCGCAGTGCCGATACCGCTGCCGCGGTGGGCATCTCCCGTGTGATGCCCAGCGGGATCGCGATGTCCTGGCCGTGCAGGAGCAGATCCATCAGGCGATCGGCCGGGGTGGTCCCGAACGGGACGGCACGCGATCCGACGCTGTCGCGGAACTCGGCGAGCAGTGCCGGGGTCGAGCGGGCGTCGGCGTAGCGGATCGCGGAGTCGCGGATCGCGCGATCGAGGTTGCCGCGCGCCCGAATCAGCCCCATCGCGATCGCCGGCACATCCAGTCGGGTGGCCTGGATCAGATGGGCGGCGACATCGCGCACGCGCCAGCCGTCGCACAGTGAGGGGTGATCCCAGCCGGATGCGGCGAGCGAGCCCAGCAGATCCGCGAGTCCGGCTCGTTCCACGACGATCGCCTGCCAGATCTGTTCGAGGTCCATCGGTGCGGTCATGTTCGTACTCCTCACTGGGGATGCGGATTCCCGTACCGTAGGAATTCCAGTCGGGTGGAGGTGCAAGCGAACGTGACCGAGGCCACACCTCGCGACGAGTTGATCGGCATCGGCGCGCTGTCCCGGTCGACCGGGGTTCCCGTTCGCACGCTGCGGTTCTACTGCGACGAGGGGGTCCTCGACACCGTGCGCAGCGCCACCGGTCATCGGCTGTTCGATCCGGCGACCGCCGCGGAGCAGGTGGCGTTCGTGCGGCGGCTGCGGGGCCTGGGACTCGGTTTGGCCGCGATCGTCGAGGTCCTGCGCGGGGCCGTATCGATCGGCGATGCCGTTGCCGCCGAACGCCGCTCGCTCGACAACGAATTGACGGCACTGCGCTGGCGCCGCGCCGCACTCGTCGCGGTCGAGACCGCCGCACCGGAACTACGCGCCGCGCGCCTCGAACGCCTGGCCGCAGTGCTGGACGGACCGCATGCCCGCGACGGTCTCGTCGCGATATGGCGGCGTCTGCTGGCTCCCATGCCGGCCACCGAATTCGACGGGTTCGTCGAGATGAACGTCCCCGCGCCACCCGCCGATCCCACCGCGGCGCAGGTTCTCGCCTACGCCGACCTCGTCTGCGCCGCAGCCGATCCCGGCTGGTTCGCGGCGGTCTCGCGCCAGCTGTGGGGTGGCGACCGGCGGGCCGTCGTCCACCCGCGCGAACTGCTGGCGGGGGTCGCCGAGGCATGCGCGGCCGTGGGCGTGTCGGCGACGGCGGAGGTCGAGCCGCGCCCCGGTGCGGAACTCGACCGCTTCGTGGCCGCCCATGCCGCCGCCCGTGAGGTTCGCGACACACCGCGATTCCGGAGGCGACTCCGCGGCGCCCTCGGTGACACCGATCCGCGGATCCACCGATATTGGGCTCGCACCGGTGACATGCTGGGCACCACGACCGCCGGGGCCGCGCAGCACTGGCTGTCGCGGGCGCTGGACCGAGATGTCCGTTTCTCGCCCGCGCCGGTAAAATCGGACACGCGGGCGGGGCGCTGAACCGCCGCATCCGGCCGCGACGGCGATATCGACCTAGGATGCGAGAGTTATGACCAATCCGTTGGGTAGTACGAATCGCAATCGGCCCGGCCTGCCGACGCCGCCGTCGGGGTGGCCGGTGGCCTCGTATCCGACCTATGCGGAGGCGCAGCGGGCGGTCGACTATCTGGCCGACAATCAGTTCCCGGTGGAGAACATGACCATCGTGGGTGTCGACCTCATGCAGGTCGAACGCGTGCTCGGCCGTCTCACCTGGGGCAAAGTCATTGGCGGCGGCATGGTTTCGGGCGCTTGGCTGGGTTTGTTCCTGGGTCTGCTGCTGAGCCTGTTCACCACCGGCGGGGTGATCGGACCGCTGGTGGTCGGCTTGATCGGCGGCATCATCTTCGGGCTCATCTCGGCGGTCATCCCGTACGCGGCCACCCGCGGCACCCGCGATTTCGCCTCGACCATGCAGTTGGTCGCCGGGCGCTACGACGTGCTGTGCGATCCGAAGGTGGCCGAGCAGGCGCGTGACATGCTGGCTCGCCTGGCCCTGTAGCGCTCTGGCACGGTAGGGCTATGGAACTCGATCAGGTGCGGGCCGCGGTCCTGACGCATTTCGGCATCCCGCGCGCCGAGTCGGGCTGGGACGCCACCCGCTTCGATTCGGCATCGGTGACCTTCCTGGGACTCGAGCCGATCGAAATCCTGCGTATCCCCGACGGCGAGTTCGTGCACTACGTCACCCTCGGCGGCTCCCGGCATCCGATGACCGATCCCGCCGCGGCGCTGGCCGATCCGCTGCGCGGCCCGCGCGCGGAGCTCGTCTTGACCGTGCGCGGCGGGGCGGGGGTGCAGGCCGGATTACCGCGCGGGCTCGGTGTGCTGATCGCCGCGCCGGCGGTGGAAGGTGTTGTGTTGCAGACCGACGCCCTCCTCGATCTCGGAGAGCCGTTGTGGCGCAACGCGCCGTTCACGGCCGCGCTGCTGGGCACGGCCGATATCGCCGAGGTGCCGCTGCCCGAACCCGCCGAGCCGGTGCGATTCCTGTCCGTCGCGCCGATCACCGCGACCGAGGCCGCCTGGGTGCGGGTGCGGGGTGCGGGGGCATTGCGGGAAGCGTGGGCGGAGGCGGGCATCGATGTGCGGGATCCGGATCGATCCGTGGCGAATCTGTAACCGTCACAACCATTTGTTGCGTCGCAGCGCCACGAACAGCGCACCGCAGATCACCAGAATGATGAGCCATATCAGCCCGTAACCGTAGGTCCACCCCAGCTCCGGCATGTGCTCGAAATTCATCCCGTAGATTCCGGCGATCATGGTCGGCACCGCCGCCATCGCGGCCCAGGCGGAGATCTTGCGCATATCGGTGTTCTGCTGGACGCTCACCTTCGCCAGCGCCGCGTTGATCAGGGCGCTGAGCGCTTCGTCGAAATCACTGATCCGCTCCGCGACGGCGGTGTGGTGATCGGCGACATCGCGCAGATATCGGCGGATCTCCTTCGGCATCGGCAATTCCGTACTGCGACTGAGCAATTGCAGCGGCAGCGCGAGCGGATTGACCGCCCGTCGCAATTCGACGACCTCGCGCTTGAGCTGATAGATCGCCTCGATGGTGAGGCGGCTGCGCGGCGTGAAGACCTCTTCCTCCATGGCCTCCACATCGTCTTCCACCGACTGGGTGACCAGCAGGTACGAGTCGACCACATGGTCGGCGACGGCGTGCAGTACCGCGCCGGGCCCCAGCGCCAGCCGATCGGGATGCTGTTCCATCTGGTCGCGGACCACGGCCAGCGCGGTGTGCTCGCCGTGCCGGACCGTCACGACGAAATCCGGGCCCACGAAGATCATGATCTCGCCCGTCTGCACGATCTCGCTGACCGAATTCGGATCGTGCTCGAGGTATTTCACCGTGCGCAGCACCAGGAACATCGTGTCGTCGTAGCGCTCGAGCTTGGGCCGCTGATGCGCGTGCACGGCATCTTCGACCGCCAGTTCGTGCAGTCCGAAAATCTGTGCCACCTCGGCCATCTGATCCGCATCGGGTGCGTGGATACCCACCCAGACGAAGCCCTTGTTCTGCTTGCGTACCTGCGCCAGCCCGTCCGCCGGGGTGACATGTCCGGGTTGACGCCGCCCGTCGACGTAGACCCCGCAATCGACGATGGCGCGGGCGGTGGGCACCGGAATGCGGGGGACGCGCGGGTTACGCCGCGTCCTCCCGGAGCCACGGAACTGTGGAAACGGAGGTATCGAGGGCACGATGCCGGATGCTAGCGGCTGAGATCGGTGCCCCGCAGGAGATGGTGCGCCGCACCACGGCCGCGCCGCCGCGCCCCGACCGCGTGCCGCACGACCGCGGTTGGGCAAGATGGAGCGCGTGCGCATCGACCTCCACACCCATTCGACCGCGTCGGACGGCACCGAAACCCCCGCCGAGTTGATGCGTGCCGCCGCCGCGGCCGGACTGGATGTCGTCGCGATCACCGATCACGACACCACGGCGGGGTGGGCGGCGGCCGTCGACGCGCTCCCGAGCGGATTACGGCTGGTGCGCGGCATGGAGATGTCGTGTGTGGGGATGGGCGAGGACGGCTGGCCGGTACCGGTGCATCTGCTCGCGTACCTCTTCGATCCCGACGACGGCGCTTTCGCCGCGGAGCGTGAGCGGCTGCGCGGTGAGCGCGTGGCCCGGGTGCGGGCGATGGCGCAGCGGATGGCCGACGACGGATTGCCGATCGATCCGGACGCGGTCGTCGCGGCGGCCGGTCCCGCGGCCGGACGGCCGCATCTGGCGCGGGCACTGGTCGATGCCGGTGTGGTGCCGACGGTCGGCGCGGCATTCACCGATCTGCTGGCCCCGCGGGGCCGCTACTACGCGGAGAAGGCCGATACGCCGCTGCGGCAGGCCGTGGAGATGGTCGCGGCGGCCGGCGGGGTGACGGTGGTCGCCCACGCCCGGGCGCGCACCCGGGGCCGGCTGCTGGCGCTCGACGATATTCGCGAGCTGGCCGGGCACGGTCTGGGCGGACTCGAGATCGACCACCCCGACCACAACGACGCCGATCGCGCGGTACTGCGGGAGCTGGCACGCGAGCTGAATCTGATCACCACCGGTTCCTCGGACTACCACGGTGCCGACAAGCCGGTGCGACTCGGCGAATGCCGTACCGATCCGGCGCAATTCGACCGGCTGGTGGAGAAGGCCAGTGGCGTCGCGGTGATCGCCTCGTGAGGGTGCTGCGGGCGTTGAGCGGAACTGTCGCCGCCGGACTGGTGGTGCTGGCGCTGGTGGTCGTCGGGGCGGCGATCGCGGCGTCACAGCGCGGTTTTCCGGGCCCGGGCGCGACCAGTGTGGGTTGGCATATCGCACTGGCGGTGCTCGCCCTCGGCGCACAGATTTTTTCCGACAGACGTCGGGGAATTCCGGCATTTTTCGGATCGGTGGTCGTCTTTGTGGCGGCAGGTTACCTATTGGTTACGCAATGGTGGAATTGAGCTCCGCGTAACGGTTGCGGTCGGATGAATTGTGGCCGAATATTTTTCTCTGTGAGCGTCCGTAACCGGTCCACAATTCGCGGGGGCGCCCGGTGAACGATGCCGCGCACCCGCCAGCGGGGGATGAGACGACCGCCGATGTCCTGGTGGTCGGTGGCGGGCCCGCCGGTATGTGGTCCGCGTTGACCGCCGTCGCGGCCGGTGCGCGCGTGATTCTCGTCGACAAGGCCCGCTGTGGCCGCAGCGGGCCGTCCGCGAACGGCACCGTCGCGCTGTGGGATATCCCACCCGGACCGGGCCGCGACGAAGTGGTGGCGCACAGCTTCTCGCACGGCGGTGGTCTGGGCGATCCGGAGTGGCTGGATCGGGTACTGGGCGAAACCCATCACCGCATCGATCCGTTGCTGCGCTGGGGTTACCGGCAGGCCGGCGACGCGCTCGGGCCGTCGACCCGGGTCCGGCTGGACGGTCGCCGATATCTGGGTGCGCTGCGGCGTGGCCTGCTGCGGGCCGGGGTGCGGGTGCTCGATCATCATCAGGCGCTGTATCTGCTGGTCGACAGCGACGGCGTGGTGTGCGGGGCAGGTGGTGCGCAGGTGCGCGACAGCTTCCGGAGCTGGACCGTGCGCGCGGGCGGGGTCGTGCTCGCGACCGGTGGCTGCGCATTCCTGTCGGGCGGCGCCGGCACCGACGGCGCCACCGGCGAGGGCCTGCTCATGGCGGCGGAGGCCGGTGGTGAGCTATCGGGGATGGAATTCTCCGGGGCCTACAGCCTGGCGTCGGCGGCCGATCCGCGGGATGTGCGATTCGGCGCGCTGTTCGACGAATCCGGGGCGCTGCTGGAAGGGGACGAGTTCACCGTGCGCTCGGCCGCACTGACGGCATTGGCGCAGGGGCGGCGGATCTATGCCGATCCGATGCGCGGATCGGCGGTGCGGCTGGGTCCGAGGGCGGTGGTTCCGGCCGGCACCACGGCTGTGCCGGGTATCCCGGATCATCGAGCGGATCCGTCCGGCCGGGTGCGGCTGCGCGCGGTCCTGGAGGGTACGGTGCGCGGTTCGGGTGGGCTTCGCCTCGTTGGATTCGATTGTGCGACAACAGTTCCCGGGCTCTACGCGGCCGGCGACATCGCGACCAGGGAACCGGTCACGGGCGCGGTCGGCGGCTTCGGCGGACACGGCGGCGGCTGGGCGATCTCGTCGGGGATGTGGGCCGGATCGGGAGCGGAGCGCTTCGCTCGTCAGCGCGGCCGAGTGGGCCGGGCCCGGCCGCTTCCGGGCGCCGGACTGAATCCGCGCTCCGGAATCGACGCACGCGCGGTGGTCGGGCTGGTGCAGGAACATACGCTGCCGATGCGCCGCAGCTATTGGCGCAGCGCGGGCAGTCTGCGCGACAGCATCGCCGAACTGGATGCGATCTGGCCGGTCACCGAGTGCGAGCTCGGCGGCATCGGCGCCGATCGGGTGCGGGCGCGGCAGGCCGCCGCCCTGCTGGCGGTGGCCCGCTGGACGAAATACAGCGCGCTGGCGCGAACCGAGACCCGTGGGGTGCACCGGCGCACCGACCATCCCGGCGCGACCCAGGACTGGTGTCGGCGGTTGCTCACCGGCGGGGTGAGCCAGGTCTGGGTGCGACCGGCCTGACCAGCGGCGAGCGCGATCTCACAGCCGCGGGGGCGGCCTCGGCCGGACTGTTCACCGCCACTGGATCGCGCGGGCGAGTTTCCCCTTACGCGCAGGTAATTCGGACGCCCTACCCTCGGGAGATGGCAGCGCGCATCCGGTCCCCAGCAGGCTCCGAACAGAGGGATTTGGCAACTATCCGTCCCTACTGGCAGAATGTTGCGGATCCCCGGCCGACGCCACCGCCCGGTCCGGGACGGTTGGTGAGCTTCGGGTCGTGACGCACGGCTCCGATCCGCGGATCACCCCGCAGCCTTGCCCGGACCACCCGTCCGGTTCTCGCTCGACGGATTGTGCACGAGCCCTACAAAGAATGTGAACGTGTTCGCCTGTTGCAGCGGATGGTTCGCCGTCACGATGCGCAGCCGACTCGTTGTCGTTGTACTCGGGACGGCTCGCCGCGCGATGTAATTACCGGACGTATTGCGCGGCCCGTGAACGCCTGGTCGGCGCACGTCGTTCGAATAGTGAATACCTTTTATACGCATACCCGGCGGTAACCGTGAGCCGGTTCAGCCCGGACCGAGCAGGAGTGAAATCGTGTCATCTGTGACTGACGCACCGAATGCCACTACAGCGAGCCGTGAAACCGATACGACCGACCTTTCCGCTATCACTCACGAGGAAATTTTCGCCGGCCATCTCGGTGGCAAGCTTTCGGTGGAATTGTCCGCGCCGCTGGAGACCCAGCGTGATCTGTCGATCGCCTACACCCCCGGCGTCGCGCAGGTGAGCCGCGCGATCCACAAGGACGAGGCGCTCGCCAAGCGGTACACCTGGACCGACCGGCTGGTGGTCGTGGTCAGCGACGGCACCGCGGTGCTCGGCCTCGGCGATATCGGACCGCGCGCCTCGCTGCCGGTGATGGAGGGCAAGGCCGCGCTGTTCAAGAAGTTCGCCGGCCTGGATTCGATTCCGATCGTGCTCGACACCAAGGATGTCGACGAGATCGTGGAGACCCTGGTCCGCCTGCGCCCGAGCTTCGGTGCGGTGAACCTCGAGGACATCTCCGCCCCGCGCTGCTTCGAGATCGAGAAGCGGGTCGTCGAGGCGCTGGACTGCCCGGTCATGCACGACGATCAGCACGGCACCGCGATCGTGGTGCTCGCCGCGCTCAACGGCGCGGCCAAGGTGCAGGGCCGGGACACCGCCGATCTGAAGGTCGTCGTGTCCGGCGCCGGTGCCGCCGGTGTGGCGTGCACGAACATCCTGCTGGCCGCGGGAGTCTCCGATGTGGTGGTGCTCGACTCCAAGGGCATCGTCAGCCGGGATCGCGGTGACCTGAACGAGGTCAAGGCGGATCTGGCCCAGCGCACCAACCCGCGCGGGATCACCGGTGGCGCCGCCGAGGCGCTGTCGGGGGCCGATGTGTTCCTGGGCCTGTCGGCCGGCACCATCGCCGAGGACCTGATCGCGTCGATGGCACCCGAGTCGATCGTGTTCGCGATGTCGAACCCGGACCCGGAGATCCACCCCGAGGTGGCGCACCGCTACGCCGCGATCGTGGCCACCGGCCGCAGCGATTTCCCGAACCAGATCAACAACGTGCTCGCCTTCCCAGGCGTGTTCAAGGGCGCGCTGGATGCCGGTGCGCGCCGGATCACCGAGGGGATGAAGGTCGCGGCCGCCAACGCCATCTTCGGAGTGGTCGCCGACGAGCTCGCGCCCGACAAGATCATCCCGAGCCCGCTGGACCCGCGTGTCGCCCCGGCCGTCGCCGAGGCCGTGGCCGCGGCCGCCCGGGCCGAAGGCGTTGCCTGACAGCGACTTCACACTCCTGCGCCGAGGGCGCCCCGTTCATCGGAACGGGGCGCCCTCGGCATATCCGGTGGATCACCTCGTGTGGCAGGACATGCGGTAGTCGATCATCGGCTGGCGCACCGAGCGGAAATCCTTCAGCTCCTGCTGGTGGCCCTGCCGGTAGGCCTGCATTTCGGCCTTGCGCTGATCCTTCGGCATCCCTTTGACCTTGGCCAGCTCGGCGGCCAGATCCGGATGCGCCGCGAGGTACGACGCGACCTGCGGAGCGGTCTGGGCCTGCACCTGGGCGCGTGCCTGCGGATTGCACTGCGGCGCATCGGCCGAGGCGACGCCTGGGACGGCGAGGGCCAGGGCGGCGATGCCGGCGGTGCCGGCCAGCAGGGCGGCGACGGTTCGCTTCATACCGGTAACTCCATTCGTGACGGGACGTTGTCGAATGCCGAATCTGCGCCGCGAATCTGATAGGAGCCTGAAGACACCGAGTGGCGGCGGGTGATCTTCAGCCGATCCTCAGGTGGGACCGACGTGCCGCACAATGGTCGCCGATATCGGGCCCGTCGGCACGACCAGTTCGAACACCGCCCCCGAGTGACCCGGCGGCGGCGCAACGCAGCGCAGCTCGCCGCCATGGGCGCGGGCGATGCCGCGGGCGATCGCCAGACCCATACCGGCGCCGTCGCGGCGGCGGTCGCGGCCCGCGTCCAGCCGCACCAGGCGGTCGAAGATGCGGTCGCGGTCGGGGGCGGGGACTCCCGGGCCGGTATCGCTGACGCGGATCTCGGCGCGGGGCGCGCCGGTGACGTCGACGCCCTCGCCGACCGCGATGCCGATCGTCGCCCCGCCGGTCACCGCGGCGCACGCGTTGCTCAGCAGATTCACCAGGATCTGCCCGATCCGCTCCGGGTCGACCTCGGCCGGCACCGGTCGGCCGGTGAGCCGGAATTCGATGTCCGGGTGCAGGATTCGCATCCGATCCAGCTGAGACCGCGCGAGCTCGTAGAGGTCGGCCGGTTCGCGGTGCAGCGTCAGCCCGGCATCGATGCGCGCCATATCGAGCAAATCCTCGACCAGCCGCCCGGCCCGGTGGGCTTCGCGGACCAGTAGCAGGTACATTCGCTCGCGCTGTTCGGGATCGGTATCGGCGGGCTGGTGCAGGACCGCCTCCGCCATCGCCTTGATACCCGCGATGGGCGTGCGCAACTCGTGCGCGGCATCGCCGACGAAGGCGCGCATCTGTTGCTCGGAGGCCCGGGCGCGGGCTTCCGCTCCCTCGAGCGCGTCGAGCATGTCATCGAATGCCGCTGCGGTGCGACCCAATTCGGTATCGGTGCGGGCGGGGGAGAGCCGCCGACCGCGCCCGCCGCGGGCGATATCGCCGGCCAGGCGGGTCATCGAGTCCAGCGGTGCCAGCGCCTGCCGCAAACCGAACCACAGTGCGGCGGTGATCATCACGATCGCGGCCGCGGTGGTTCCGATCAGCACGCGACCCAGCCGGGCTCGCAGTTTCGCCGGGAGCGGGGTGTCGGCCTGCAGGGTGAGCCGGGCCCGCTCGAGCTGCCCGGTTCCGGCGAGGGTCACGGTCCGGGTCCGGACACCGTTGTCGGAGGGGTGTCCGGACGGCAGACTGCCGTAGACGCTGCCGTCGGCCAGGACCAGCCGGGCGCGCACCGAGCGGTTGTCCACGCGCATGATCAGCTCGGCGGGCGAGGTGTCCTGTACGGCGAGCCGGCGTGCCAGCTGGGCGCGATCGGTCAGGACGGTATCGGCGCTGCGCGCCACCACGACACCGAACAGGCTGTGTACGGCCAGCGCCACCGCGATCAACGCCAGTCCGGACACCGCGACGGCGGTGAGAACCACCCGGCGGCGCAGCGAGACGGTCGGTAGTCGCCGTGGTCGCGGGGTGTGGTCCGGGCCGTCGGTCGTCACGGCCGGCTCGCTCGCAGCGCGTAGCCCAGACCGCGCACGGTGTGCAGCAGGCGGGGCCCGTGCTCCTCCAGTTTGCGTCGCACCGCGCTGACGTACACCTCGACCAGATTCGGGTCGTAGTCCTCGTAACCCCATACGGCGGTGAGGATCTGGGTCTTGGTGACCACTCGATCGCGATGTGCGGCCAGATAGCTGAGCAGTTTGAACTCCGTCGCGGTCAGGGTGATCGGCGCACTGCCGCGCCGCACGGTGCCGGAGTCGGTCTCGACGACGAGATCGGCGATCGTGATGCGGTCGTGCAGCCGGCCCATCCGGCGCAGCAGCGCCTCGATGCGGGCCACCAGCTCGGCCAGATCGAAGGGTTTCACCACGTAATCGTCGGAGCCGGAACGCAAGCCGCGAACCCGGTCCGCCACCCCGTCGCGGGCGGTCACCATGACCACGCCCGCCCCGCTGCGCGCCCGCACCACCTCGAGCAGTCCGAAGCCGTCGCGGCCGGGCAGCATCACATCGAGCACTACGACATCGGGGCGGAACTGTTCCAGGTCGGCCTCGAGTCGTTCGCCGTGCTCGCGCGCCAGCACCTCGTGCCCGGCGGTGTGCACGGCCGCCGCGATCGCCGTGCGAATGGCGTCGGCGTCTTCGATCAGGAGGATGCGTCCGGGCTGCACCCGCACATTATTCGCCGCCCCGGCTGAGACCTGGCTGAAAGCCGCTCGAGAGTCTGCTTCGCGCTCGCTTCGCACGCCGGAATCTGTCGGTGGTCAGCGGTAGAGTCATATCGACTCGAACATCCGAAAGGTGTGGTGCACTTGGGAATTCGACGATTCATCGAACGGATGTCGAGGCGTCGTCATCGGGGTGACAACCCTCCGGAGGTCGGCAAGCGGGCCCGGCAGGTGGCTCGTGAGGTCGCGTCACTGCGGCGCGCGAACGAGCGATCGCGACCGCGGGAGGGCAATCCGTACGGGGAGGC
The genomic region above belongs to Nocardia spumae and contains:
- a CDS encoding HpcH/HpaI aldolase/citrate lyase family protein, with the translated sequence MSTRRSVLAVPGSNLRMIDKAKGLPADEIFLDLEDAVAPPAKAAARANIIAALNSPGWGDQIKVVRVNDWTTQWTYSDVISVVEGAGRDLDAILLPKVLDAGQVRALDLLLTQLEKANGLEVGRIGIEPQLENALGLRNIDEIATASPRVRTLVFGPADFMASINMRTLVVGEQPEGYEPGDAYHHILMTILLTARAHGLQAIDGPYLQIRDLDGFRRAASRTAALGFDGKWVLHPTQIEAANEIFSPRQADYDRAEEILDAYAYHTSAEGGARGAVMLGDEMIDEASAKMAQVVAEKGRAAGMARTTTFRPGR
- a CDS encoding maleylpyruvate isomerase family mycothiol-dependent enzyme; this translates as MTAPMDLEQIWQAIVVERAGLADLLGSLAASGWDHPSLCDGWRVRDVAAHLIQATRLDVPAIAMGLIRARGNLDRAIRDSAIRYADARSTPALLAEFRDSVGSRAVPFGTTPADRLMDLLLHGQDIAIPLGITREMPTAAAVSALRRIWETGAPFHARRRFAGYRLTATDSPWSAGTGLAVEGPSAALLLLISGRSAALDRITGEGATRLRQ
- a CDS encoding MerR family transcriptional regulator, with translation MTEATPRDELIGIGALSRSTGVPVRTLRFYCDEGVLDTVRSATGHRLFDPATAAEQVAFVRRLRGLGLGLAAIVEVLRGAVSIGDAVAAERRSLDNELTALRWRRAALVAVETAAPELRAARLERLAAVLDGPHARDGLVAIWRRLLAPMPATEFDGFVEMNVPAPPADPTAAQVLAYADLVCAAADPGWFAAVSRQLWGGDRRAVVHPRELLAGVAEACAAVGVSATAEVEPRPGAELDRFVAAHAAAREVRDTPRFRRRLRGALGDTDPRIHRYWARTGDMLGTTTAGAAQHWLSRALDRDVRFSPAPVKSDTRAGR
- a CDS encoding general stress protein, which translates into the protein MTNPLGSTNRNRPGLPTPPSGWPVASYPTYAEAQRAVDYLADNQFPVENMTIVGVDLMQVERVLGRLTWGKVIGGGMVSGAWLGLFLGLLLSLFTTGGVIGPLVVGLIGGIIFGLISAVIPYAATRGTRDFASTMQLVAGRYDVLCDPKVAEQARDMLARLAL
- a CDS encoding suppressor of fused domain protein: MELDQVRAAVLTHFGIPRAESGWDATRFDSASVTFLGLEPIEILRIPDGEFVHYVTLGGSRHPMTDPAAALADPLRGPRAELVLTVRGGAGVQAGLPRGLGVLIAAPAVEGVVLQTDALLDLGEPLWRNAPFTAALLGTADIAEVPLPEPAEPVRFLSVAPITATEAAWVRVRGAGALREAWAEAGIDVRDPDRSVANL
- a CDS encoding magnesium and cobalt transport protein CorA, whose amino-acid sequence is MPSIPPFPQFRGSGRTRRNPRVPRIPVPTARAIVDCGVYVDGRRQPGHVTPADGLAQVRKQNKGFVWVGIHAPDADQMAEVAQIFGLHELAVEDAVHAHQRPKLERYDDTMFLVLRTVKYLEHDPNSVSEIVQTGEIMIFVGPDFVVTVRHGEHTALAVVRDQMEQHPDRLALGPGAVLHAVADHVVDSYLLVTQSVEDDVEAMEEEVFTPRSRLTIEAIYQLKREVVELRRAVNPLALPLQLLSRSTELPMPKEIRRYLRDVADHHTAVAERISDFDEALSALINAALAKVSVQQNTDMRKISAWAAMAAVPTMIAGIYGMNFEHMPELGWTYGYGLIWLIILVICGALFVALRRNKWL
- a CDS encoding PHP domain-containing protein → MRIDLHTHSTASDGTETPAELMRAAAAAGLDVVAITDHDTTAGWAAAVDALPSGLRLVRGMEMSCVGMGEDGWPVPVHLLAYLFDPDDGAFAAERERLRGERVARVRAMAQRMADDGLPIDPDAVVAAAGPAAGRPHLARALVDAGVVPTVGAAFTDLLAPRGRYYAEKADTPLRQAVEMVAAAGGVTVVAHARARTRGRLLALDDIRELAGHGLGGLEIDHPDHNDADRAVLRELARELNLITTGSSDYHGADKPVRLGECRTDPAQFDRLVEKASGVAVIAS
- a CDS encoding FAD-dependent oxidoreductase yields the protein MNDAAHPPAGDETTADVLVVGGGPAGMWSALTAVAAGARVILVDKARCGRSGPSANGTVALWDIPPGPGRDEVVAHSFSHGGGLGDPEWLDRVLGETHHRIDPLLRWGYRQAGDALGPSTRVRLDGRRYLGALRRGLLRAGVRVLDHHQALYLLVDSDGVVCGAGGAQVRDSFRSWTVRAGGVVLATGGCAFLSGGAGTDGATGEGLLMAAEAGGELSGMEFSGAYSLASAADPRDVRFGALFDESGALLEGDEFTVRSAALTALAQGRRIYADPMRGSAVRLGPRAVVPAGTTAVPGIPDHRADPSGRVRLRAVLEGTVRGSGGLRLVGFDCATTVPGLYAAGDIATREPVTGAVGGFGGHGGGWAISSGMWAGSGAERFARQRGRVGRARPLPGAGLNPRSGIDARAVVGLVQEHTLPMRRSYWRSAGSLRDSIAELDAIWPVTECELGGIGADRVRARQAAALLAVARWTKYSALARTETRGVHRRTDHPGATQDWCRRLLTGGVSQVWVRPA
- a CDS encoding NAD(P)-dependent malic enzyme; this translates as MTDAPNATTASRETDTTDLSAITHEEIFAGHLGGKLSVELSAPLETQRDLSIAYTPGVAQVSRAIHKDEALAKRYTWTDRLVVVVSDGTAVLGLGDIGPRASLPVMEGKAALFKKFAGLDSIPIVLDTKDVDEIVETLVRLRPSFGAVNLEDISAPRCFEIEKRVVEALDCPVMHDDQHGTAIVVLAALNGAAKVQGRDTADLKVVVSGAGAAGVACTNILLAAGVSDVVVLDSKGIVSRDRGDLNEVKADLAQRTNPRGITGGAAEALSGADVFLGLSAGTIAEDLIASMAPESIVFAMSNPDPEIHPEVAHRYAAIVATGRSDFPNQINNVLAFPGVFKGALDAGARRITEGMKVAAANAIFGVVADELAPDKIIPSPLDPRVAPAVAEAVAAAARAEGVA
- a CDS encoding hemophore-related protein, which encodes MKRTVAALLAGTAGIAALALAVPGVASADAPQCNPQARAQVQAQTAPQVASYLAAHPDLAAELAKVKGMPKDQRKAEMQAYRQGHQQELKDFRSVRQPMIDYRMSCHTR